One stretch of Balneola sp. MJW-20 DNA includes these proteins:
- a CDS encoding ABC transporter permease has product MNIKETTGQALDSLKQNKVRSFLTLLALVIGVFAVIVSTTAVAVLDSYFTNTLSLMGSDVVLVKRNPVVQTGRLDEKFRNRRPIGFDVAEQLEERMQIAEGMSPLEAFAMTVVEYKEEETEPDVRIYGSNENYLLNNGYELEDGRNFSPDDIQYARKFAIIGKDVQNALFTNEYPLGKMIRVSGHAYEVIGITDQKGQVFGQSFDNFIVIPYTTGLNIYGAYKRDIAIQVRAPQIEFLERTIDELTGIMRVIRKVSPMDENDFEIETNNTLSGTFDTFTGALYLGGAVIGLITLLGAGIGVMNIMLVSVTERTREIGVRKTVGATRKAIVNQFLIEAIFICQIGGFAGMVLGIGVGNLMAVWIGTSPVVPVWSVVGGFIGMLVVGLVFGVYPAFKAAKLDPIESLRYE; this is encoded by the coding sequence ATGAATATTAAAGAAACCACAGGGCAGGCATTAGATTCACTCAAACAGAATAAGGTCCGGTCTTTTTTGACCCTTCTGGCCCTTGTGATTGGTGTATTTGCGGTGATCGTGTCAACCACAGCTGTCGCTGTTCTGGATAGTTATTTTACCAATACCCTTAGTTTAATGGGCAGCGATGTGGTTCTTGTCAAAAGAAATCCTGTGGTGCAAACCGGACGGCTGGATGAGAAATTTCGAAACCGAAGGCCGATAGGATTTGATGTAGCCGAACAGTTAGAAGAGAGAATGCAAATCGCAGAAGGAATGAGCCCTCTTGAAGCATTTGCTATGACTGTGGTTGAATATAAAGAAGAAGAGACCGAGCCGGACGTCAGAATATATGGTTCCAATGAAAATTATCTTCTGAATAACGGGTATGAACTGGAGGACGGACGTAATTTCTCCCCGGACGATATTCAATATGCCCGTAAATTTGCGATCATCGGAAAAGATGTTCAGAATGCGTTGTTTACCAATGAGTATCCGCTGGGGAAAATGATAAGAGTAAGCGGTCATGCTTATGAAGTGATCGGAATAACAGATCAGAAAGGACAGGTCTTTGGTCAGTCATTTGATAATTTTATTGTGATCCCGTACACCACCGGACTCAACATTTATGGCGCATACAAGAGAGATATTGCTATTCAAGTTCGTGCTCCGCAGATCGAATTCCTAGAACGTACGATCGATGAACTGACTGGTATCATGCGAGTGATCCGGAAAGTATCTCCTATGGATGAAAACGATTTTGAAATTGAAACAAACAATACACTATCCGGTACATTTGATACTTTTACCGGCGCACTTTATTTAGGCGGTGCCGTGATCGGACTGATCACATTGTTGGGAGCCGGTATCGGAGTTATGAATATCATGCTGGTTTCGGTTACTGAAAGAACAAGGGAGATAGGGGTTCGGAAAACCGTAGGTGCGACACGTAAAGCCATAGTAAATCAGTTTTTAATTGAGGCTATTTTTATTTGTCAGATAGGAGGATTTGCAGGAATGGTACTCGGGATCGGAGTTGGGAACCTGATGGCTGTGTGGATAGGAACAAGTCCGGTGGTTCCTGTATGGTCGGTAGTGGGTGGTTTTATAGGCATGTTGGTAGTTGGACTTGTTTTCGGAGTTTACCCTGCTTTTAAAGCTGCAAAGCTGGATCCTATAGAGAGTCTTCGATACGAGTAA
- a CDS encoding ABC transporter permease, whose amino-acid sequence MRILNSFSEGFKISLRAIRTNKVRSFLTALCIIIGITMVTIVDAITTGIDTTFENSMAIMGTNVVYVEKWPWQEGPNLEWWKYKNRREMELDYVEQIDEFSSYASNVSASANRSVSVKYQDQAASGVGLNGATANYLETQGLNIVSGRMFVEQEVRSGAKVVVIGTSLMEALFEDETPLGKVVRIGGQKFRVIGILEKQGNFLGMGDADNRAIIPINAYGQIYGLRSGIQIGVKFPDKESLAEGEYEVEGIMRRIRQLDAAEENDFTLNKPEAFKEQLEGVKAGIYSIGFILSGLSLLVGGIGVMNIMFVSVRERTKEIGIRKAVGAKSWEILTQFLLEAIAICLAGGIVGVSLAGLITIAINQVFVAEMNVGVVIVGFTICTIVGLVFGFIPAFKAAKSDPIESLRFE is encoded by the coding sequence ATGCGCATACTGAACAGTTTTTCAGAGGGTTTTAAAATATCCCTCAGGGCTATCCGGACCAATAAGGTCAGATCATTTCTTACCGCACTATGTATCATTATTGGCATCACAATGGTGACCATTGTTGATGCTATAACTACTGGTATTGATACTACCTTTGAAAACAGCATGGCAATTATGGGAACTAATGTTGTCTACGTTGAAAAATGGCCATGGCAAGAGGGTCCGAATCTTGAATGGTGGAAATATAAGAATCGCCGTGAAATGGAGCTGGATTACGTTGAACAGATAGATGAATTCAGTTCTTACGCCTCCAATGTATCAGCTTCAGCAAATAGAAGTGTCTCTGTAAAATATCAGGATCAGGCTGCCAGTGGTGTGGGATTGAACGGTGCCACAGCCAATTATCTGGAAACCCAGGGACTGAATATTGTATCGGGTAGGATGTTTGTTGAGCAGGAGGTAAGATCAGGCGCTAAAGTAGTGGTTATTGGCACAAGTCTGATGGAAGCACTATTTGAAGATGAAACCCCGCTAGGCAAGGTGGTTCGGATCGGGGGGCAGAAATTCAGGGTGATCGGAATACTCGAGAAACAGGGAAATTTTCTTGGAATGGGTGACGCCGATAACAGGGCTATTATACCGATCAATGCATACGGGCAAATTTACGGACTCAGATCAGGAATTCAGATCGGAGTAAAATTCCCTGATAAAGAATCCTTAGCAGAGGGGGAATATGAAGTGGAAGGGATCATGAGAAGGATCCGGCAACTGGATGCTGCTGAAGAGAATGATTTTACACTGAACAAGCCCGAAGCATTCAAAGAACAGCTGGAGGGAGTTAAAGCAGGAATCTATAGTATAGGATTTATTTTGAGCGGCCTTTCTCTGCTGGTAGGAGGTATAGGCGTGATGAATATTATGTTTGTATCAGTCAGAGAGAGAACGAAAGAGATCGGGATCAGGAAAGCAGTCGGTGCAAAATCATGGGAGATCCTGACCCAGTTTTTGCTGGAAGCTATTGCAATTTGTCTTGCAGGAGGAATAGTTGGCGTCAGCCTTGCAGGTTTGATAACCATTGCTATAAATCAGGTATTTGTCGCAGAAATGAATGTTGGAGTTGTAATCGTTGGATTTACAATCTGTACGATCGTTGGATTGGTCTTCGGGTTTATACCCGCATTTAAAGCTGCAAAATCAGACCCGATCGAGTCACTTAGATTTGAATAG
- the bshB1 gene encoding bacillithiol biosynthesis deacetylase BshB1, which translates to MKLDVLVFASHPDDAELNCGGTIASLTSQGKKVGIIDLTKGEMGTRGSEDTRSAEVEKASDILGINYRANLDLGDSLIPNNRENQLKVIQQVRHTRPDICLTGAPFDRHPDHGKGTALVLDALFYSGLAKIETDDGKGGIQEPWRPAHILHYMQDRPFDPDLVYDISDHWENKKNAMLAFNTQFNITDPGEEPETYISSENYFKQIKARARYFGHLAGYEFGEPFQYYLKPIPMSDLDPFLNNLPKR; encoded by the coding sequence ATGAAATTAGATGTTCTTGTTTTTGCCTCACATCCTGATGATGCTGAACTAAACTGTGGTGGTACTATAGCCTCACTGACCTCCCAGGGTAAAAAAGTCGGGATCATCGACCTGACCAAAGGCGAAATGGGAACAAGAGGCTCAGAAGATACCCGAAGTGCAGAAGTAGAGAAGGCTTCTGATATCCTGGGCATTAATTACCGGGCAAACCTGGATCTTGGAGATTCGCTGATCCCGAATAACCGGGAAAATCAGCTCAAAGTTATTCAGCAAGTCAGGCATACCCGTCCGGATATTTGCTTAACCGGTGCACCCTTCGACCGGCACCCCGATCATGGCAAAGGAACAGCCCTGGTGCTGGATGCACTTTTCTACTCCGGACTGGCTAAAATTGAAACAGATGACGGCAAAGGTGGAATACAGGAACCCTGGAGGCCTGCTCATATCCTGCATTATATGCAGGACCGTCCATTTGATCCCGATCTGGTTTATGACATTTCGGATCACTGGGAAAACAAGAAAAATGCAATGCTGGCATTCAATACGCAGTTTAACATAACTGATCCGGGAGAAGAGCCCGAAACTTATATTTCCTCAGAGAACTATTTCAAGCAGATCAAAGCCAGAGCCCGGTATTTCGGACATCTTGCCGGCTATGAATTCGGGGAACCTTTTCAGTATTACCTGAAACCTATTCCAATGTCTGATCTCGATCCATTCCTCAATAATCTTCCCAAGAGATAG
- a CDS encoding inositol monophosphatase family protein, whose amino-acid sequence MEGSYTEELKTARKAIDEASSVINEFRRGRDFNIQLKGKNDLLTEADVAAENAILDVIKGAFKDDEILAEESTGVKDLPESRVWIIDPIDGTTNFAHGFPEFGISVALWEEREAKLGMVYNIARDEIFHAVKGGGAFLNDKAIQVSGITELKNSLIATGFPYRDLGLVDPYLDLFKTLMHETHGVRRPGSASIDLCNVAAGRFDGFYEYGLSPWDVAAGALIIREAGGIVTDWIGGDHWLLGQRIIAGNKAIPGKLQHLITRHFKARDLQI is encoded by the coding sequence ATGGAAGGATCATATACTGAAGAACTTAAGACTGCACGCAAGGCTATCGATGAAGCATCCTCTGTGATCAATGAATTCCGAAGGGGCAGAGACTTTAATATTCAACTTAAAGGAAAGAATGACCTTTTAACCGAAGCAGATGTTGCCGCAGAAAATGCAATTCTTGATGTGATAAAGGGAGCTTTTAAGGATGACGAGATTCTTGCTGAGGAAAGTACGGGAGTGAAAGATCTTCCCGAAAGCAGGGTATGGATCATTGATCCAATCGACGGGACTACAAATTTTGCTCATGGTTTTCCGGAATTCGGCATATCCGTTGCACTTTGGGAAGAAAGGGAGGCAAAGCTGGGAATGGTTTATAATATAGCCCGCGATGAAATCTTCCATGCTGTGAAGGGCGGGGGAGCTTTTCTGAATGATAAAGCTATTCAGGTTTCAGGGATCACAGAATTGAAAAACTCACTCATCGCAACCGGTTTCCCATATCGTGACCTTGGGCTGGTGGATCCATATCTGGACCTTTTTAAAACACTGATGCATGAAACTCATGGAGTCCGCCGACCGGGATCAGCATCCATTGATCTATGTAACGTTGCAGCGGGACGGTTTGATGGATTTTATGAATATGGGCTGAGTCCCTGGGATGTGGCAGCCGGTGCTTTGATCATAAGAGAAGCGGGTGGAATTGTGACGGACTGGATAGGGGGAGACCACTGGCTGCTGGGCCAGCGAATCATTGCCGGCAATAAGGCTATACCCGGTAAATTACAGCATCTGATCACCCGGCATTTTAAAGCCAGGGATCTTCAGATATAA
- the rpiB gene encoding ribose 5-phosphate isomerase B, protein MIIPIASDHAGFPAKEKVVKILEDLGHTPVDFGTHSEDSVDYPDFAVQVAEKINDGDHELGILICGSGQGVCMTANKYPKVRAGLVYNTNSAKMTRLHNDANVLCLPGRELSDKELREIVTVWLSTEFEGGRHKRRVDKIESLTQNTDH, encoded by the coding sequence ATGATCATACCTATTGCCAGCGACCATGCCGGTTTCCCTGCTAAAGAAAAAGTTGTAAAGATACTTGAGGATCTGGGGCATACACCGGTGGATTTCGGTACCCATTCAGAGGATTCCGTTGATTATCCGGATTTTGCCGTGCAGGTTGCAGAAAAGATCAATGACGGTGATCACGAACTGGGTATCCTGATCTGTGGTAGCGGTCAGGGAGTGTGCATGACAGCTAATAAATATCCGAAAGTAAGAGCCGGACTGGTGTACAATACCAACTCTGCAAAGATGACACGCTTGCATAATGATGCTAATGTTCTGTGCCTTCCCGGCAGGGAACTTTCAGACAAGGAATTGAGAGAGATCGTGACAGTCTGGCTTTCAACTGAATTTGAAGGCGGACGCCATAAACGCAGGGTCGATAAGATCGAATCCTTAACGCAAAATACTGATCATTGA
- the glyA gene encoding serine hydroxymethyltransferase codes for MKSLQEQDPKVYELLEKETDRQNYNLELIASENFASKAVISAMGSVLTNKYAEGYPGKRYYGGCEFVDVVEDIARDRAKELYGADFANVQPHSGATANAAVYLACMKPGDTLLGFDLAHGGHLTHGSPVNFSGITYHATFYGVEKDSGRLDMNKIREKAKEVNPKMISIGASAYSRDYDYDAFRDIADEVGALLWMDMAHTAGLIATGNLNNPLPHAHVVTTTTHKTLRGPRGGMILVGKDGENTVGAIARKSGRTKNWSEVFDSAVFPGTQGGPLMHVIAAKAVAFGEALKDDFKTYQDQTQKNAKALAAKFIDLGYDIVSGGTDNHLILIDLRNKGLNGKIAEEALGKAAITVNKNMVPFDTESPFVTSGIRIGAPAMTTRGFGEEEFRQVAVLIDQVLQKPEDEEIHKKVAAEIHDLCEQFPLYDFVTV; via the coding sequence ATGAAGAGTTTACAAGAGCAGGATCCAAAAGTATACGAACTGCTTGAAAAAGAAACAGACCGACAGAATTATAACCTGGAACTGATCGCTTCCGAGAATTTCGCTTCAAAGGCGGTTATTTCTGCCATGGGCAGTGTTCTGACCAATAAGTATGCGGAAGGATATCCCGGTAAACGATACTATGGCGGATGTGAATTCGTAGATGTGGTGGAAGATATTGCCCGCGATCGTGCCAAGGAATTATATGGAGCAGATTTTGCCAATGTGCAGCCACACTCCGGAGCCACTGCGAATGCAGCCGTTTATCTGGCCTGCATGAAACCGGGTGACACTTTGCTTGGATTTGATCTGGCTCACGGCGGACATCTGACTCATGGCTCACCGGTTAATTTCTCCGGTATTACCTACCATGCCACATTTTACGGAGTGGAAAAAGATTCCGGTCGCCTGGATATGAACAAGATCCGCGAAAAAGCCAAAGAAGTGAACCCTAAGATGATCTCCATCGGAGCCTCCGCGTATTCCCGCGATTACGATTATGATGCATTCCGTGATATTGCCGACGAAGTTGGTGCTTTACTCTGGATGGATATGGCTCATACCGCCGGATTGATCGCAACCGGAAACCTCAATAATCCTCTGCCTCATGCACACGTAGTTACTACGACCACTCATAAGACACTCAGAGGACCCCGTGGTGGTATGATCCTGGTTGGTAAAGATGGTGAAAATACTGTGGGAGCCATTGCTCGTAAATCCGGAAGGACCAAAAACTGGTCAGAAGTGTTTGATTCAGCTGTATTTCCTGGTACACAAGGAGGTCCTTTAATGCATGTTATTGCAGCAAAGGCAGTCGCTTTTGGAGAGGCTTTGAAGGATGACTTTAAGACGTATCAGGATCAGACTCAAAAGAACGCCAAAGCGCTGGCAGCCAAATTTATAGATCTCGGCTACGACATTGTTAGTGGTGGTACCGACAACCACCTGATACTGATCGATCTCAGGAATAAGGGATTAAACGGTAAGATAGCTGAAGAAGCTCTTGGAAAAGCAGCTATCACTGTAAATAAAAATATGGTACCGTTTGACACCGAAAGTCCTTTTGTAACCTCCGGTATTCGAATAGGAGCACCGGCTATGACCACCCGTGGTTTTGGTGAAGAGGAATTCAGACAAGTTGCTGTACTGATCGACCAAGTATTACAAAAACCTGAAGATGAAGAGATTCATAAGAAAGTAGCTGCTGAGATCCATGATCTTTGTGAGCAGTTTCCTCTTTATGACTTTGTAACCGTTTAA
- the tatC gene encoding twin-arginine translocase subunit TatC yields MGKTPPKAKKPKDRTAQMSFLEHLEELRWRIIKGLAGVGIGVIVAFYFSDFLIDEVMLGPTQSDFFMYELLRVDAIDLTLQSRRLPGQFFTYWGTLFVMGFIIGSPIFIYQMWCFIAPALESTEKVKTYISAVFISFFFLLGVSFGYLILTPFAMQFFTQFEISQVIRNDFDINEYFSSLTMWTISCGIVFQIPVISYSLSRIGLMTPEFLRKYRRHAIVLCLLISAFLTPPDPVSQILIGVPLVVLYEFSIFISKVAVRVREKDLKKSLSIPED; encoded by the coding sequence ATGGGCAAGACGCCTCCTAAGGCTAAAAAACCTAAGGACCGAACTGCCCAGATGTCTTTTCTGGAACACCTTGAAGAACTCCGTTGGAGGATCATAAAAGGTCTGGCGGGAGTGGGCATTGGGGTGATCGTAGCATTCTATTTTTCTGATTTCCTGATAGATGAAGTTATGCTCGGTCCAACCCAGTCTGATTTCTTCATGTATGAATTGCTCAGGGTTGACGCCATTGACCTTACTCTTCAGAGCAGAAGACTTCCCGGACAGTTCTTTACTTATTGGGGGACTTTATTCGTAATGGGCTTCATCATCGGGTCACCGATCTTCATTTACCAGATGTGGTGCTTTATTGCACCTGCACTTGAATCTACAGAAAAAGTAAAAACCTATATCAGTGCGGTCTTTATTTCCTTTTTCTTCCTTCTGGGCGTATCCTTCGGTTACCTGATCCTGACACCTTTTGCCATGCAGTTCTTCACACAGTTTGAGATCTCTCAGGTTATCCGCAATGATTTCGATATAAACGAGTACTTCAGTTCACTCACCATGTGGACGATTTCATGTGGAATTGTATTCCAGATACCAGTGATAAGCTATTCACTTTCCAGGATCGGACTGATGACCCCGGAATTTCTTAGAAAATACCGACGTCATGCTATCGTATTGTGCCTGCTGATCTCCGCTTTTCTAACCCCGCCCGACCCGGTATCGCAGATTCTCATAGGGGTTCCTCTGGTCGTTCTTTATGAGTTTTCCATTTTCATAAGTAAGGTCGCGGTCAGAGTCAGAGAAAAAGATCTTAAGAAGTCCCTTAGTATACCGGAAGATTAA
- a CDS encoding FKBP-type peptidyl-prolyl cis-trans isomerase, which produces MNAISTRILLSAAVAVLFLFSSCDDDPFAGPDLSTVPDPLSIQGINPVTSESGLITYELDEGEGPLEVTIRDFVGYKYTLRLTNGRIVESSYSNGNTDPVFRNVRNHIEGFKEALLGMKEGGVKVIFVPPSIGYGNNENSDLRNDTLRFDLELTSIAY; this is translated from the coding sequence ATGAACGCAATTTCTACCCGAATTCTGTTATCTGCAGCAGTAGCTGTTTTGTTTTTATTTTCATCCTGTGACGACGATCCATTTGCGGGTCCGGATTTATCTACGGTACCGGATCCGTTATCTATTCAGGGAATAAACCCGGTTACTTCTGAATCCGGCCTCATTACCTATGAACTTGATGAAGGTGAAGGTCCGCTGGAGGTAACTATTCGTGATTTTGTCGGTTATAAGTATACCCTGAGGCTTACAAATGGTAGAATTGTTGAGAGTTCCTATTCAAATGGAAACACTGATCCTGTTTTCAGAAACGTTCGAAACCATATAGAGGGGTTTAAGGAAGCTCTGCTGGGAATGAAAGAAGGAGGAGTTAAGGTAATATTTGTCCCCCCTTCCATTGGCTATGGAAATAATGAGAACAGTGATCTCAGAAATGACACCCTTCGTTTCGATCTTGAGCTGACTTCGATCGCTTACTGA
- the alr gene encoding alanine racemase, which translates to MISTIYIDLRKIEANLRAVERRLRPGIQKMAVVKDNAYGHGMIPVSKFLADKVEWFCVARVEEGVELRKAGISNPVLVLELPQLETADLYPAYDLTASISDLGVFDILRAGTKAHIHFDTGMFRLGILPEDAAEVENKVTSGQIDINGIYTHFANSDVSSHNRVKEQLEIFQQIRSRFPEEWMTHTANSGAIFYYNDLDLHYDAVRPGVCLYGYAPGPDEINDLEPVIEWQSKLVQVKKIRKGGMVGYGSRWAADSDGWIGVIPVGYAQGIFRSLTNKIPVRIAGKLYPTVGTISMDYIMVWLGQDKVDNGTVVTLMDKDELSAKEWAAQLGTIPYEITTAISDKIKRVFNY; encoded by the coding sequence TTGATCTCTACCATTTACATAGATCTCCGTAAGATCGAGGCAAACCTTCGGGCGGTTGAAAGAAGATTGCGCCCGGGTATACAAAAGATGGCTGTAGTGAAAGACAATGCCTATGGTCACGGAATGATACCTGTTTCAAAGTTTTTGGCTGACAAAGTGGAATGGTTCTGTGTGGCCAGGGTGGAAGAAGGAGTGGAGCTTAGGAAAGCTGGTATATCCAATCCGGTTTTAGTATTGGAGCTTCCTCAGTTGGAGACAGCGGACCTTTACCCGGCTTATGACCTTACGGCAAGTATATCCGATCTTGGTGTATTCGACATTCTACGTGCCGGAACAAAAGCACATATACATTTTGATACCGGTATGTTTCGTCTGGGGATTTTACCGGAGGATGCAGCTGAAGTCGAAAATAAAGTTACATCAGGTCAGATCGATATAAACGGGATCTATACCCATTTTGCTAACTCGGATGTTTCGTCTCACAACCGTGTCAAAGAGCAACTTGAAATATTTCAACAGATTAGGAGCAGGTTTCCTGAGGAGTGGATGACGCATACAGCCAACAGCGGTGCCATCTTCTACTATAATGATCTGGACCTGCATTATGATGCGGTCAGACCCGGAGTTTGTTTATATGGCTATGCGCCCGGACCCGATGAGATTAATGATCTGGAACCTGTGATCGAGTGGCAGTCTAAGCTGGTGCAGGTGAAAAAGATCAGGAAAGGCGGGATGGTTGGCTACGGCAGCCGATGGGCCGCAGATTCAGATGGCTGGATAGGTGTGATACCGGTTGGCTATGCACAGGGTATTTTCAGGTCATTGACCAACAAGATCCCGGTCCGTATAGCCGGAAAGCTATATCCCACAGTGGGTACTATCAGTATGGACTACATTATGGTATGGCTTGGACAGGATAAGGTTGATAACGGTACGGTGGTCACACTAATGGATAAAGATGAACTGAGCGCAAAAGAGTGGGCTGCACAATTAGGGACCATACCCTATGAGATTACAACTGCTATCTCAGATAAGATAAAAAGGGTGTTTAATTACTGA
- a CDS encoding phytoene desaturase family protein → MEKYDAIIIGSGHNGLVTGCYLVKNGYKVLVLERRDTIGGAVCTENMFRSEENPNGFQMDVGSSVHVMIHQTGIIEELELENYGLEYIDMDPIMSYPVPTGKGVIHFFKDVDRTLESISKVAPEDVKNYKEFIDFWGKINKGVLKAFMTKPSGGNIMTELAKSQIREGAMFKKGEQAAGLQKILSSYGKVVEDAFDNPYMRAAILWFAAQSGPLPDHSATGDFAGWQSMLHESGAKHPRGGSGMLTQAMKNLIEAHGGKVMSECPVEKVLIENGKAIGVRTEDGEEFRAEIIVSNAHVQTTMLKMVGREHLDDSLFKKVEDIRVGNGFGMVIRCAVEELPEYTACPDDPYIHNGIQLLAPSVQYMNNAIGDYMKGLPPEDPAVLCMTFSKIDPDVAKDGKHTLFAWAQWHPYELQQGLNWDDIREREAQKIYDVVTRYAPNMEGKLIDWYIQSPLDIERKHGLLRGNVMHVEMSFDQMFMFRPIPEMSQYETPIDNLYLSSASCHPGGGVFGAAGHNAAQVILNKHKKKFFSFS, encoded by the coding sequence ATGGAGAAATACGACGCTATTATTATTGGTTCCGGGCATAATGGCCTTGTTACCGGTTGCTACCTGGTCAAGAACGGATATAAAGTACTGGTTCTGGAACGAAGGGATACCATCGGTGGCGCCGTTTGTACGGAAAACATGTTTCGATCAGAAGAGAATCCAAACGGTTTTCAAATGGATGTGGGTTCCTCGGTTCACGTGATGATCCATCAGACCGGGATCATTGAAGAACTGGAACTTGAAAATTATGGACTGGAATACATTGATATGGACCCCATTATGTCCTATCCGGTTCCGACCGGGAAAGGGGTGATCCACTTCTTTAAAGATGTAGACCGCACACTTGAATCTATTTCCAAAGTGGCTCCGGAAGACGTGAAGAACTATAAAGAGTTTATCGATTTCTGGGGAAAGATCAATAAAGGCGTACTGAAGGCTTTTATGACCAAACCTTCAGGCGGAAATATTATGACGGAGCTGGCTAAATCCCAGATCCGGGAAGGTGCGATGTTCAAGAAGGGAGAGCAGGCAGCCGGATTGCAAAAGATCCTTTCAAGCTACGGTAAGGTAGTAGAAGACGCTTTTGATAATCCTTATATGCGTGCTGCCATCTTGTGGTTTGCTGCACAGTCGGGACCTTTACCCGATCATTCCGCAACCGGTGATTTTGCCGGCTGGCAGTCTATGCTGCATGAAAGCGGAGCAAAACACCCTAGAGGCGGATCTGGTATGCTAACTCAGGCTATGAAAAACCTGATCGAGGCACATGGCGGAAAAGTGATGTCCGAATGCCCTGTGGAAAAGGTCCTGATCGAAAACGGGAAAGCTATAGGTGTTCGTACAGAAGATGGGGAAGAATTCAGAGCAGAGATCATTGTCTCAAATGCCCATGTTCAGACCACCATGTTGAAAATGGTAGGTCGTGAGCACCTGGATGACTCCCTTTTCAAAAAAGTAGAAGATATTCGTGTAGGTAATGGATTTGGTATGGTTATCCGTTGTGCGGTTGAGGAACTTCCGGAGTATACTGCATGTCCGGATGACCCGTACATTCATAACGGGATACAGCTCCTTGCTCCATCGGTTCAGTATATGAATAATGCGATCGGTGACTACATGAAGGGGCTTCCTCCTGAAGATCCGGCCGTTCTGTGTATGACTTTTTCGAAGATAGACCCTGATGTGGCAAAAGACGGAAAACATACACTTTTTGCATGGGCACAATGGCATCCTTATGAACTTCAGCAGGGATTGAACTGGGATGATATCCGGGAAAGAGAAGCACAGAAGATCTATGACGTGGTAACGCGCTATGCGCCCAATATGGAGGGTAAACTCATCGACTGGTACATACAGTCGCCTCTTGATATTGAACGGAAACACGGGCTGCTGAGAGGCAATGTGATGCATGTGGAAATGAGCTTCGATCAGATGTTTATGTTCCGGCCCATTCCGGAGATGAGTCAGTACGAGACCCCCATCGATAACCTTTATTTGTCTAGTGCCTCTTGTCATCCGGGTGGCGGCGTATTTGGGGCAGCCGGTCACAATGCGGCACAGGTGATCCTTAATAAGCATAAAAAGAAATTTTTCTCATTCAGCTGA
- a CDS encoding MBL fold metallo-hydrolase — translation MNIGRFEVEQLSEGIFEIFEDGDIRKTDPDHIEDSSEDELLRSSSSFVGIDPVLIRDGKHNILIDTGLGWGLDHRSHFENTSNLKTNLDIFGLSPDDITHVVLSHLHFDHSAGSTYVDGESRTQVTMPYANYFIQKKEWYFALEQMEHPTDVIGAGYNLDELYKLMAEEKLVMITDASFELIPGIKLIRTGGHTPGHQIVKIEDQGETAYYLGDLVPTEFHLNQYSMRKMDIDPLQAKKAKTLILRQALEENAYLLFYHSIHTKSGRLDKDKDRNLVLRKER, via the coding sequence ATGAACATCGGACGCTTTGAAGTTGAACAGTTAAGTGAGGGGATCTTTGAAATCTTTGAAGATGGGGACATCCGTAAAACAGATCCCGATCATATTGAAGATAGTTCGGAGGATGAATTACTTCGCAGTTCCTCCAGTTTTGTGGGAATAGATCCGGTTCTGATCAGAGACGGGAAGCATAATATCCTTATCGATACCGGTTTGGGATGGGGGCTCGATCATCGTTCTCATTTTGAAAATACATCAAACCTGAAGACCAACCTGGATATATTCGGTCTTAGTCCGGACGATATCACTCATGTGGTCCTATCTCATCTTCACTTTGATCACTCAGCCGGTTCTACTTACGTTGACGGTGAAAGCCGTACCCAGGTGACCATGCCCTATGCGAATTACTTCATACAGAAAAAGGAGTGGTATTTTGCTCTTGAACAAATGGAACACCCCACAGATGTAATTGGTGCGGGGTATAACCTGGATGAACTCTACAAGCTCATGGCGGAAGAAAAGCTGGTAATGATCACTGATGCCAGCTTTGAACTCATTCCGGGTATAAAACTGATCCGAACGGGAGGACATACTCCTGGACATCAGATCGTCAAGATCGAGGACCAGGGGGAAACTGCTTATTACCTGGGAGATCTGGTTCCGACTGAATTTCATCTGAATCAATATTCTATGAGAAAAATGGATATTGACCCTCTTCAGGCCAAAAAAGCGAAGACCTTAATTTTGCGGCAGGCGCTCGAAGAAAATGCCTATCTGCTCTTCTATCACTCTATTCATACTAAATCCGGTCGCCTGGACAAAGATAAAGACCGGAATCTGGTCCTCCGAAAGGAAAGGTGA